The Desulfosporosinus acidiphilus SJ4 genome has a window encoding:
- a CDS encoding efflux RND transporter permease subunit, with product MNLTEISVKKPAAMWMVVVLLVALGIIGYTNMGANLLPSMNIPIISVTTTYSGANAEDIRKDIIKPIEDAVSGISGVDTINSTAKEGYGTVTVTFKMSADMNTAYLDVQKAVDGISNTLPANADKPVLFKMDTNAIPILLLSVKGDKVGSDELYNESDIIKQKIEKIPGVGNVTISGGEKKELMINLDKSALEYYGVSINTLISKLNSVNVNIPAGELKQNNFDQSVRVIGQFQSIEDAQNMMVPTANGGTVRLGDIAQISLEEPDATALARFNGQKTMTIIVGKQSDANVVEVANSVKKELESIKKTIPAGMQMDIAFDTTTFITNSLTEVKQNLIEGVIVTALVLFAFFRSFRSSLVVLVAIPTSLIATFFMMYKLNFTLNMMSLMGLSLVVGTLVDDSIVVIESIQRHLAMGKGLIRAAIDGRMEVGMAAIAISLCDIVIFAPISMMSGMIGQYFKEFGLTIVIATTFSLLVSFTITPMLSSRLLKTEKKQTTPEHKKDGFFGKVTRKYRDTLVWALEHRKRVLVLAIAGVFLSIALVPMGILKTEFVPTADQSSFTVNMKLAPGSTLEQTSNKVAKLENYLHNTKEVKSYFSMIGQSGQSNTDKSVAQIYVNLVPKNNRKKTQSQVASEVRSFGKSMTGVDFDVEESQSGGGASKPISISIKGDNQATLQTLSKQVETIVKSVPGVIDVGNSADIKSSELRVTMDSLAASQAGVSTADVGSAVRTALQGTKVGVYRTNDSENDITLKFMDGQIQNVDDIKSIKITNQTGEQIPLSQVASVVRGESEPSLSREDKQDVVTIDANLQGRTLGEVTQDIQNKLRSVTLPSGYSLNYGASQKNMADSFSSLGLALGASLALVYMILVVLYESFLTPAIRMVSLPLAIIGALPLLALTGQTLNMMSFIGLIMLEGLSSKNGTLLIDYTNTLMHKGLSLKEALIESGTTRLRPIIMTSATMIVSMLPVALSLGEGSEMKQSMAIVIIGGMVMSTLLSPIVLPVVYTLMDDLKNRISKNKKTINAGEVPQIEI from the coding sequence ATGAATTTAACAGAGATATCGGTTAAAAAACCAGCGGCTATGTGGATGGTCGTCGTATTATTAGTGGCGTTGGGAATCATAGGTTATACCAACATGGGAGCCAATTTACTGCCTTCCATGAATATCCCCATCATATCGGTTACAACAACCTATAGCGGCGCAAATGCTGAGGACATCAGGAAAGACATTATCAAGCCGATAGAAGATGCTGTTTCAGGTATAAGCGGGGTTGACACAATTAATTCTACAGCTAAAGAAGGATATGGAACCGTCACTGTTACCTTTAAAATGTCTGCGGACATGAACACCGCTTATTTGGATGTCCAAAAGGCTGTTGATGGTATTTCCAATACTCTCCCTGCAAACGCCGATAAACCCGTTTTGTTTAAGATGGATACTAACGCAATACCAATCTTGTTGCTTTCTGTCAAAGGAGATAAGGTTGGCAGTGATGAGCTCTATAATGAATCAGATATTATTAAGCAAAAAATAGAAAAAATCCCAGGTGTGGGTAATGTTACGATCAGTGGCGGAGAAAAGAAAGAATTAATGATTAATCTGGATAAATCTGCTCTGGAGTATTATGGAGTCAGCATTAACACGTTAATCAGCAAATTGAATTCCGTCAATGTAAACATACCTGCCGGAGAACTAAAGCAAAATAATTTTGATCAATCCGTTAGAGTTATAGGGCAGTTCCAAAGTATTGAAGATGCCCAAAATATGATGGTTCCCACAGCCAATGGAGGAACCGTCCGTCTTGGCGATATTGCCCAAATTAGTCTCGAGGAACCGGATGCGACTGCGCTGGCACGGTTCAACGGCCAGAAGACAATGACCATTATTGTCGGCAAACAAAGTGATGCTAATGTCGTTGAAGTAGCCAATAGTGTAAAAAAAGAATTAGAGTCTATTAAAAAGACCATCCCCGCCGGGATGCAAATGGATATCGCCTTTGATACTACTACATTTATTACAAACTCTTTAACCGAGGTAAAGCAGAACCTCATTGAGGGGGTTATTGTTACAGCTTTGGTGTTGTTTGCCTTTTTCCGCAGTTTCAGATCCTCTTTGGTTGTTCTAGTTGCCATACCGACATCCCTTATTGCCACCTTCTTCATGATGTATAAGCTTAATTTTACGTTGAATATGATGTCTTTGATGGGACTATCTCTGGTTGTCGGTACCCTAGTAGATGATTCAATTGTTGTTATCGAAAGCATTCAAAGACACCTGGCTATGGGTAAAGGGCTGATTCGAGCGGCAATTGATGGTCGGATGGAAGTTGGAATGGCCGCCATCGCTATCAGTCTTTGTGATATTGTTATCTTTGCTCCTATATCTATGATGTCTGGGATGATTGGTCAGTATTTCAAAGAATTTGGTCTGACTATCGTTATAGCCACCACATTTTCCCTTTTGGTATCCTTTACGATCACGCCAATGCTTTCCTCAAGGTTATTGAAAACCGAGAAAAAGCAAACGACTCCTGAACATAAAAAGGATGGTTTTTTTGGGAAAGTCACCCGAAAATATCGGGATACACTCGTTTGGGCCCTAGAACACAGAAAAAGGGTACTGGTTTTGGCAATAGCCGGTGTTTTTCTAAGTATTGCTCTTGTTCCTATGGGGATATTAAAAACAGAATTTGTGCCGACTGCTGATCAAAGCAGTTTTACCGTTAATATGAAGCTTGCTCCCGGTTCGACCTTGGAGCAGACAAGCAACAAGGTCGCGAAACTAGAAAATTATTTGCACAATACAAAAGAGGTTAAGAGCTATTTTTCTATGATTGGTCAAAGCGGGCAATCAAACACAGACAAATCTGTGGCCCAGATATATGTCAATTTAGTTCCCAAAAACAACCGTAAAAAAACTCAAAGTCAAGTTGCCAGCGAGGTTCGCAGCTTTGGAAAAAGCATGACCGGTGTGGATTTTGACGTTGAAGAGTCCCAAAGCGGAGGCGGAGCATCGAAGCCTATTTCAATCAGTATCAAAGGAGATAATCAGGCTACCCTTCAGACTCTGTCTAAACAAGTTGAAACTATCGTAAAATCAGTCCCCGGTGTCATAGATGTCGGTAATAGTGCAGATATCAAAAGCAGCGAGTTAAGGGTAACGATGGACAGCCTGGCGGCCTCCCAGGCAGGGGTATCCACTGCGGATGTGGGCAGCGCGGTCAGAACTGCTTTGCAGGGGACCAAGGTAGGAGTTTACAGAACTAATGATTCGGAGAATGATATTACCCTGAAGTTTATGGACGGGCAGATACAAAATGTTGACGATATTAAATCCATAAAGATCACTAATCAGACAGGTGAACAAATTCCATTAAGTCAGGTTGCTTCTGTGGTGAGAGGAGAGAGTGAACCATCTTTGTCCAGGGAGGATAAGCAAGACGTTGTGACAATTGATGCTAACCTTCAGGGAAGAACTCTCGGAGAGGTTACTCAGGATATTCAAAACAAGCTGCGTTCCGTAACGCTGCCTTCAGGCTATAGCTTAAACTATGGGGCAAGCCAGAAGAATATGGCTGATTCCTTCAGCTCACTGGGTTTAGCCTTAGGTGCCTCCTTAGCCCTGGTATATATGATCTTGGTTGTGCTTTATGAATCGTTCTTGACCCCGGCTATCCGAATGGTTTCTCTTCCTTTAGCCATTATTGGAGCACTTCCTTTGTTGGCCCTAACCGGACAAACATTAAATATGATGTCTTTTATCGGCTTAATTATGCTGGAGGGGCTGTCTTCGAAAAATGGCACGTTGTTAATTGACTATACTAATACGTTAATGCACAAAGGTCTGAGCTTAAAAGAGGCCTTAATCGAATCAGGGACAACAAGATTAAGACCCATCATTATGACCAGTGCAACCATGATTGTTTCCATGCTGCCTGTGGCTCTTTCCCTGGGAGAAGGAAGCGAGATGAAACAAAGTATGGCTATTGTCATCATCGGAGGCATGGTAATGTCTACGCTCCTTTCACCCATTGTTTTGCCGGTAGTCTATACTTTAATGGATGATTTAAAGAATCGTATTTCAAAAAATAAAAAAACAATAAATGCCGGGGAGGTTCCACAAATTGAAATTTAA
- a CDS encoding TetR/AcrR family transcriptional regulator: MQYLKDEVRNRIMTVAIKEFQDRGFLHASMRAIANNAGVAIGNVYRYFKNKEDLFNEIVEPVYKLFLGIETIHKQEIYSFEEIVNDVMEVMKEYKSQLLIMVDKSTGTKYANFKEEITALAEKSIKDSIWPELQKKGIEVSDPFIFCVIASTFIEGLFIILRKCEEEETTKYLIRQLMILFFDNLEKRFE; encoded by the coding sequence ATGCAATACCTTAAGGATGAAGTTCGAAACAGGATTATGACGGTGGCGATAAAAGAATTTCAAGACAGGGGGTTTTTACATGCGTCAATGAGGGCTATAGCCAATAACGCGGGTGTAGCTATCGGCAATGTTTACAGATACTTTAAAAACAAAGAAGATTTGTTTAACGAAATTGTTGAGCCAGTCTATAAACTTTTTTTGGGAATAGAAACAATACATAAGCAAGAAATATACTCGTTTGAGGAAATCGTTAATGACGTTATGGAAGTTATGAAGGAGTATAAATCCCAGTTATTGATTATGGTGGATAAAAGCACAGGAACCAAGTATGCGAATTTTAAGGAAGAAATAACTGCGTTGGCTGAAAAAAGTATAAAAGATAGTATATGGCCTGAATTGCAGAAAAAGGGGATTGAAGTTTCGGATCCTTTTATTTTTTGTGTGATCGCTTCAACGTTTATTGAGGGGTTATTTATAATATTGAGAAAATGTGAGGAGGAGGAGACCACGAAATATTTGATTCGTCAACTAATGATTCTGTTTTTTGACAATCTGGAAAAGCGTTTTGAGTAG
- a CDS encoding ABC transporter ATP-binding protein, producing MNVETVVDIKDLRIKFGTKEVLKGINLEIYQGQIIGYIGPNGAGKSTTVKILLGLVEGYSGEIRILGDDISTGGIEYKRKIGYVPEVVEIYENLTAFEYLTFIGEVYGLGLERVNYKSQKLMALLGIDEVYHTRISAYSKGMKQKLLIIASLIHNPDILFLDEPLSGLDANSVMIVKEILAELASSGKTIFYSSHIMDVVEKISNRIILINEGQIVADGTFEELKKMSSQGSLEEIFNQLTGFNKHKEIACEFVKELQEV from the coding sequence ATGAACGTTGAAACCGTCGTAGATATCAAAGATCTAAGAATCAAATTTGGAACTAAAGAAGTTCTGAAGGGAATAAATTTGGAGATTTACCAAGGTCAGATAATTGGGTATATTGGGCCTAATGGGGCGGGGAAAAGCACGACTGTCAAAATCCTGTTAGGTTTAGTCGAGGGGTACAGCGGTGAAATTAGAATCCTTGGCGACGACATCTCTACTGGCGGCATAGAATACAAGCGGAAAATCGGTTACGTGCCTGAGGTAGTGGAGATATACGAAAACCTGACAGCTTTCGAATACCTGACCTTCATTGGTGAGGTTTACGGGTTAGGCTTAGAACGAGTAAATTATAAGTCCCAAAAACTTATGGCTTTGCTGGGTATTGATGAAGTTTATCACACGAGAATATCCGCTTACTCCAAAGGTATGAAACAAAAACTCTTAATTATCGCCAGTCTCATCCATAATCCAGACATTTTGTTTTTGGACGAACCCTTAAGCGGCTTGGATGCCAATAGTGTAATGATTGTCAAAGAGATTCTGGCAGAATTGGCATCCTCGGGTAAAACGATATTTTATTCATCCCATATTATGGACGTAGTAGAGAAGATTAGTAACAGAATAATCCTAATTAATGAGGGACAAATAGTTGCCGATGGGACTTTTGAAGAACTTAAGAAAATGAGCAGCCAAGGCTCCCTGGAAGAGATTTTTAATCAGCTTACAGGTTTCAATAAGCATAAAGAAATAGCCTGTGAATTCGTCAAGGAATTACAGGAGGTGTAA
- the trxB gene encoding thioredoxin-disulfide reductase, translated as MGDITSTYDLIIVGGGPAGLSAAIYGGRAKLKTLVINKGTVGGLVNTTREIVNYPGYGQISGEDLMKDFKKHAESFGTEFLRDEVIRTDFSQEDKVITTKKGKVFSAKAVIIACGSEPRLLNIPGEKRLQGSGVAYCATCDAEFFEGEDVVVVGSGDQAIEEGMYITKFARKVTVIVLHDEGILDCNKVSAERAFQNPKMEFIWNSTLEEVQGQDNVEGVKIKNLKTGASTELACQGVFFFVGMVPSTHFLKESGIEIDKRGYIPVNELMETNLEGVYAVGDNRVKYLRQVVSAAGDGATAAVAAERYIEEMKAFNVNVLESDKQVLLLFFNALDNRSLEFGTSLEEVNKELLERYKIVNVDLTTKRSLAQKYGIEKAPSVVVLDKGQEVKRLDCSTTIENLKSQVC; from the coding sequence ATGGGAGACATAACAAGTACCTATGATTTAATTATTGTGGGCGGTGGCCCGGCAGGGCTTTCGGCCGCTATTTATGGCGGAAGAGCCAAGTTAAAAACCTTGGTCATCAATAAAGGCACCGTTGGCGGGTTGGTGAATACAACGCGGGAAATTGTTAACTATCCCGGATATGGACAAATCAGCGGGGAAGATCTCATGAAGGACTTTAAAAAGCACGCTGAATCCTTTGGAACAGAATTCTTACGTGATGAAGTTATTAGAACGGATTTCTCACAGGAAGATAAAGTAATCACTACGAAAAAAGGCAAAGTCTTTTCGGCTAAAGCAGTTATTATCGCCTGCGGCAGTGAACCAAGACTGCTGAATATTCCCGGTGAAAAGCGGCTCCAAGGCAGCGGGGTTGCTTACTGTGCTACTTGTGATGCCGAGTTCTTCGAAGGTGAAGATGTCGTAGTTGTCGGCAGCGGGGATCAGGCCATTGAAGAAGGCATGTACATCACTAAATTCGCTCGTAAAGTTACTGTGATTGTGCTCCATGACGAAGGAATTCTTGATTGCAATAAAGTGAGTGCAGAGAGAGCGTTCCAAAATCCAAAAATGGAATTCATCTGGAATTCAACCCTCGAAGAAGTTCAGGGTCAAGATAATGTTGAAGGGGTTAAGATCAAGAACTTAAAAACCGGAGCTTCAACGGAACTTGCTTGTCAGGGTGTCTTTTTCTTTGTGGGCATGGTGCCTTCAACCCATTTTCTTAAAGAAAGCGGCATCGAGATCGATAAAAGAGGCTATATCCCGGTCAATGAATTAATGGAAACAAATCTCGAAGGGGTTTATGCAGTTGGAGACAATCGGGTTAAATATCTAAGACAAGTGGTTTCCGCTGCCGGGGATGGAGCCACTGCCGCTGTTGCCGCCGAACGCTATATTGAAGAAATGAAAGCGTTCAATGTAAACGTCTTAGAAAGTGATAAGCAAGTTCTTTTGCTCTTCTTTAATGCCCTGGATAACAGAAGCTTGGAATTTGGCACTTCGTTAGAAGAAGTAAACAAAGAACTGCTGGAACGATACAAGATTGTAAACGTTGATCTGACCACGAAGAGAAGTCTCGCCCAGAAATATGGTATCGAAAAGGCTCCCTCCGTTGTGGTATTAGATAAGGGTCAAGAAGTTAAGCGGTTGGATTGTTCAACTACGATAGAAAATCTGAAATCCCAGGTATGCTAA
- a CDS encoding thioredoxin family protein translates to MSLEKLNADQFEKIIYNNGEPSLVIFSRKSCHVCQGVIPVLEDLKPNYEGKFGFYYVDVEDDKALFQSFSLKGVPQILFFNEGEYQGKLAGAVDEEKVEDKIAEVLEG, encoded by the coding sequence ATGTCGTTGGAAAAGTTAAATGCCGATCAATTTGAAAAGATTATTTATAATAATGGAGAACCTTCCTTGGTCATTTTCTCCAGAAAAAGCTGTCATGTCTGTCAAGGAGTTATCCCTGTTTTAGAAGATCTAAAGCCAAATTATGAAGGGAAATTCGGTTTTTATTATGTTGACGTCGAGGATGATAAAGCATTATTTCAAAGCTTTTCCCTTAAAGGTGTTCCTCAAATCCTATTCTTTAATGAAGGTGAATATCAAGGAAAGCTGGCAGGAGCCGTTGACGAAGAAAAAGTCGAGGATAAGATTGCGGAGGTCCTTGAAGGGTAA
- a CDS encoding aryl-sulfate sulfotransferase, with amino-acid sequence MGQPFVHPTGVTIYNPEKCFNGYTIMAVKKLGCVLIDMNGNVVRVWQDLHGFPNKLLPGGYVLGSRGVRDPKFGYQDQIDLVQVDWEGNVVWKFDGKELIADEGHEPQWMARQHHDYQREGNPVGYYVPGMECQTNKGNTLILVHENCFNKKISDKNLLDDVFIEVDWEGNIVWEWHASDHFKEFGFSEAAKLALYKNPNMHEAGGGMGDWMHINSMSVLGPNKWYAKGDERFHPDNIIWDSREANIIAIISKETGKIVWKMGPDYSADKKLAKIGQIIGQHHVHMIPQGLPGAGNILIFDNGGWSGYGSPSNISKDGTKVNISDRSRVLELNPVTMKVVWQILGSELMGYGQPGISDYRFYSPLTSAAQRLPNGNTLITEGVGGRFFEVTRMKEVVWEFISPFTENPSTIYYRAYRYPYSYIPQLPEPQETPVQMLDIRKFRVPGAADCEVQNVVGVEGTTGYPAIQQACVAAADQDLSLKDDDDDDEDSFTQF; translated from the coding sequence ATGGGTCAACCATTTGTTCATCCTACAGGAGTGACTATTTATAATCCGGAAAAGTGTTTTAATGGTTATACTATCATGGCTGTAAAAAAGCTTGGCTGCGTTCTTATTGATATGAACGGCAATGTTGTTCGGGTTTGGCAGGATTTGCATGGGTTTCCCAATAAGTTGCTTCCTGGTGGCTATGTTTTGGGAAGCCGCGGTGTAAGAGACCCCAAATTTGGTTATCAAGACCAAATTGACCTCGTTCAAGTGGACTGGGAAGGTAACGTGGTTTGGAAATTTGACGGAAAAGAATTAATCGCAGATGAAGGTCATGAACCTCAATGGATGGCGCGTCAGCACCACGATTATCAACGGGAAGGGAATCCGGTTGGATATTATGTTCCGGGTATGGAGTGTCAAACCAATAAAGGGAATACATTGATCCTTGTTCATGAGAATTGTTTTAATAAAAAAATCTCCGACAAAAACCTGTTAGATGATGTCTTTATTGAAGTTGACTGGGAAGGCAATATCGTTTGGGAGTGGCATGCCAGTGATCATTTTAAAGAGTTCGGTTTTAGTGAAGCAGCCAAACTTGCACTTTATAAAAATCCGAACATGCATGAAGCCGGCGGTGGAATGGGTGACTGGATGCATATCAATTCCATGAGTGTCCTCGGCCCCAATAAATGGTACGCTAAAGGAGATGAGCGCTTCCATCCGGATAATATCATTTGGGATTCTCGTGAAGCGAACATTATTGCTATTATCTCTAAGGAAACCGGGAAAATCGTCTGGAAAATGGGCCCTGATTATTCCGCCGATAAAAAGCTTGCTAAGATCGGGCAGATCATTGGTCAACACCATGTGCATATGATTCCCCAAGGTCTTCCGGGAGCAGGAAATATTCTTATTTTTGATAATGGCGGTTGGTCAGGCTATGGCAGTCCAAGCAATATTTCTAAAGATGGCACAAAAGTTAATATTTCTGACCGGTCCCGTGTCCTCGAACTCAATCCTGTTACCATGAAAGTAGTCTGGCAGATCCTTGGAAGCGAGCTTATGGGATATGGTCAGCCCGGAATCTCCGACTATCGTTTCTATAGCCCTTTAACCAGTGCAGCTCAGCGTCTGCCAAACGGCAATACATTGATAACCGAAGGAGTGGGCGGACGCTTCTTTGAAGTAACACGCATGAAAGAAGTTGTCTGGGAATTCATTTCTCCATTTACAGAAAATCCATCAACCATCTATTATCGTGCCTATCGTTACCCTTATAGTTATATTCCTCAACTTCCTGAACCCCAGGAAACGCCGGTACAAATGCTCGATATTCGTAAATTCCGTGTACCGGGCGCGGCGGATTGCGAAGTTCAAAATGTGGTGGGTGTTGAAGGGACTACTGGCTATCCTGCCATCCAACAAGCCTGTGTTGCCGCAGCCGATCAGGATTTGTCCCTGAAGGATGACGATGATGATGACGAGGATAGTTTCACGCAATTTTAA
- a CDS encoding aryl-sulfate sulfotransferase: MRNILETEKHLITLQAVSEEKYLAEFHSGNYTLENPLVVKNPYLINPLSAVICFNTAEETTAEITVKGKAKEGDITHTFAASKEHVLPIYGLYDNYTNTVVITLGTGNTSDVKIEVEELNVNRALYCHTTSEYFGKDLMLISTTTPLIDSARTVGFDYAGDLRWMITNKQSWDIKKLENGRLLYTSYRTIQKPYYTVGFMEMDFCGKIYKEYRLPGGYHHDGIELENGNFLVASDNDFEESVEDYIVEVDKTTGEIVKSWDLLKILPREKGNAGDWNHHDWFHNNAVWYDKATNSITMSGRHKDAIINFNYDSGNLNWILGDPEGWGEEWQKYFFKNVTKGDFDWQYEQHAARILPNGNVFVFDNGTYRSKNEATWIPPEENFSRGVIYRIDTEKMEIEQVWQYGKERGAEFYSPYICNVDYYSEGHYMIHSGGIATYRGKHTDGLGAMLLNKYKDEHIHLTLESITVEVQNDEVKYEMKVQGGNYYRARRLSLYDEKTHFTLGKGEFLGGFGVTPEFGKVKFKDAEGGVPAKHNLSLILEEDRLALRAAFQEGSEVFLELKGASEAKFYSIPTVVHDVTAACVSFEEQKDNDFQFYVSREGLTGDFDIYLNIDNKRYDTGFSVTL, translated from the coding sequence ATGAGAAATATTTTAGAGACAGAAAAACACCTCATTACTTTGCAAGCTGTGTCCGAAGAAAAGTATTTAGCCGAGTTTCATTCGGGCAACTACACTTTAGAAAATCCATTGGTTGTCAAAAATCCCTATCTGATTAACCCTCTTTCCGCCGTCATTTGTTTTAATACGGCTGAAGAAACGACAGCGGAAATTACGGTTAAAGGTAAGGCTAAAGAAGGCGATATAACTCATACTTTTGCAGCAAGTAAAGAACATGTCTTGCCGATCTACGGATTATATGACAATTATACAAATACTGTAGTGATAACTCTTGGCACCGGAAACACATCAGACGTGAAAATTGAGGTAGAGGAATTAAATGTTAACAGAGCTCTCTATTGTCATACCACGTCGGAGTATTTCGGTAAGGATCTTATGCTGATCTCCACGACGACTCCCTTAATTGATTCTGCCAGAACGGTTGGTTTCGACTATGCAGGGGATTTACGATGGATGATCACTAACAAACAAAGCTGGGACATTAAAAAACTGGAAAACGGAAGACTTCTCTACACTTCCTATCGAACCATCCAAAAACCATACTATACGGTTGGCTTCATGGAAATGGACTTTTGCGGCAAAATTTATAAAGAATACCGCTTACCAGGTGGTTATCACCATGATGGCATAGAATTGGAGAATGGTAATTTTCTAGTCGCTTCGGACAATGACTTTGAGGAATCAGTGGAAGATTATATCGTCGAAGTCGATAAAACAACAGGGGAGATCGTTAAATCCTGGGATCTTCTCAAGATTCTGCCTAGGGAAAAAGGTAACGCGGGAGATTGGAATCACCACGATTGGTTCCACAACAACGCAGTTTGGTACGATAAAGCCACGAACTCCATTACGATGTCCGGACGACACAAGGATGCCATTATTAATTTTAATTATGACAGCGGAAACTTAAACTGGATACTGGGCGATCCCGAAGGCTGGGGCGAAGAATGGCAAAAATACTTCTTTAAAAATGTCACTAAAGGTGATTTTGACTGGCAATATGAGCAACATGCTGCTCGAATTTTACCAAATGGCAACGTCTTTGTTTTTGATAATGGAACTTATCGCTCGAAAAATGAAGCAACATGGATTCCGCCTGAAGAAAACTTTTCGCGTGGCGTGATCTATCGAATTGATACGGAAAAAATGGAAATTGAACAAGTATGGCAATACGGTAAAGAACGCGGAGCTGAATTCTATTCTCCCTATATCTGTAATGTTGATTACTATAGCGAAGGCCACTATATGATTCACTCAGGGGGAATTGCGACTTACCGTGGCAAGCACACAGACGGTTTGGGAGCTATGCTTCTTAATAAATATAAAGATGAACATATTCATCTAACCTTAGAATCCATCACTGTGGAAGTCCAAAACGATGAAGTGAAGTATGAAATGAAAGTTCAAGGCGGCAATTATTATCGGGCGAGAAGACTTTCCTTATATGATGAAAAGACCCATTTTACACTCGGCAAGGGAGAATTTTTGGGCGGTTTTGGCGTAACACCGGAGTTCGGCAAAGTAAAATTTAAAGATGCCGAAGGTGGAGTTCCGGCCAAACATAATTTATCGTTAATCCTGGAGGAAGATCGTCTGGCTCTTCGCGCGGCCTTTCAAGAAGGATCGGAAGTGTTTCTGGAATTAAAAGGTGCGAGTGAAGCGAAGTTCTACTCCATACCAACCGTAGTTCATGATGTGACTGCTGCCTGTGTCTCCTTTGAAGAACAAAAAGACAATGACTTTCAATTCTATGTTAGTAGGGAAGGATTAACCGGTGACTTTGATATTTACCTGAATATTGATAACAAAAGGTACGATACCGGATTTTCAGTAACGTTATAA
- a CDS encoding MFS transporter gives MAIGTGANSIAEMPDSVSTLTGKKVNNYFDGLTVCKKHKMIFMIIMVAYFFEQITNWNFGFIAPSLIKSWGLTMADIGRISFVYFMAMTFGGLLGGVISDSIGRRKTFLGSIFLFSVASILNGFANNVLTFTIFRALTGFGVFCLMVTSQAYFSEMAPAECRGKWQSLSAAVGFTAAPIIGGLCSLIIPLSPQAWRYILVLGGLGLVPFVVGLKYLQESPRWLVAEGKVDLAEKVVWEVSGVPVSLKNVPLPSGKKENLLGRITGMFSWKYLKRTLVILAFVLLTTPATFVVTNWTTTLLNQRGLDVAESLRVSFILMIGVPVGLYISSFIADKGGRKIPMVILCALASVLAVMFGKVSGFWPISLIGFLLIAAIMAFAFISYSYIAESYPTSLRNTAVGIHNSVGRFATAAFQLVIPVIFAQYKFVGIYSIVAIMILVPAGILAIWGARTGGKSLEEIS, from the coding sequence CATAAAATGATCTTCATGATCATTATGGTCGCTTATTTCTTTGAGCAGATTACAAATTGGAATTTTGGATTTATTGCACCTTCTTTGATTAAGTCCTGGGGGCTGACCATGGCCGATATCGGGAGAATAAGCTTCGTGTATTTCATGGCCATGACGTTCGGAGGCCTCCTGGGAGGGGTAATATCGGATTCAATTGGTCGCAGAAAAACGTTCCTTGGTTCAATTTTTCTCTTTTCAGTCGCTTCGATACTTAACGGGTTCGCCAATAATGTGCTGACCTTTACAATATTTCGGGCATTAACGGGATTTGGCGTCTTTTGCCTAATGGTAACTTCACAAGCCTATTTTTCGGAGATGGCCCCGGCTGAATGCCGAGGAAAATGGCAGAGCCTTTCCGCTGCAGTGGGATTTACCGCTGCCCCCATTATTGGCGGATTGTGCAGTTTGATTATTCCTTTAAGTCCGCAGGCGTGGCGGTATATCCTCGTTTTGGGAGGTTTGGGGCTGGTTCCCTTTGTCGTTGGCTTAAAATATTTACAAGAGTCACCGCGTTGGTTGGTAGCCGAAGGAAAGGTCGACTTAGCAGAAAAAGTTGTTTGGGAAGTTAGCGGCGTTCCGGTGAGTTTGAAAAATGTGCCTTTACCCTCAGGAAAGAAAGAAAATTTGTTAGGAAGAATCACCGGAATGTTTTCCTGGAAGTATCTTAAACGCACCTTAGTTATATTAGCCTTTGTCTTGTTAACTACACCGGCAACTTTTGTTGTCACAAATTGGACCACAACCCTTTTGAATCAACGCGGATTAGATGTTGCCGAAAGTTTGCGAGTCTCGTTTATTCTGATGATCGGCGTTCCTGTTGGCTTATACATTTCTTCGTTTATTGCGGATAAAGGCGGCAGGAAAATACCCATGGTGATCCTTTGTGCTTTGGCAAGTGTGCTTGCTGTAATGTTTGGGAAGGTTTCGGGATTTTGGCCGATTTCATTGATTGGGTTCCTTTTGATCGCGGCAATCATGGCGTTTGCTTTTATCTCTTATAGTTATATTGCTGAATCCTACCCAACAAGCCTGAGAAATACGGCTGTAGGGATTCATAATTCCGTGGGCCGATTTGCCACAGCGGCTTTTCAATTGGTCATCCCGGTGATTTTTGCTCAGTATAAGTTTGTAGGAATCTATAGTATTGTAGCGATTATGATTTTGGTTCCAGCTGGGATTTTAGCCATTTGGGGTGCTCGTACAGGGGGCAAATCGTTAGAAGAAATAAGCTAA